A genomic stretch from Acetomicrobium sp. S15 = DSM 107314 includes:
- a CDS encoding isocitrate/isopropylmalate family dehydrogenase: MAFKLARRRRRKVTSVDKHNVMESSILWKRNPFTTGAQARRFSPWAR; encoded by the coding sequence GTGGCTTTCAAGTTGGCCAGGCGGCGCCGCAGGAAGGTTACCTCTGTAGACAAACATAACGTGATGGAGAGTTCGATCCTGTGGAAAAGAAACCCCTTTACCACTGGCGCCCAGGCACGCAGATTCTCTCCTTGGGCACGGTAG